A stretch of the Archangium violaceum genome encodes the following:
- a CDS encoding DUF6310 domain-containing protein: MRLRACFALLLFLSACTTTPPSPKQPAARDPRIANLQRAATLPWTDGGRCAVREASETWPVLAERCFYALDHDRVRFRDITGRCAVASAGAAVGVGLCVLAAPEIIVGAVIVAGVVVVGFAIKEALDTYAEKRGRPQVQVRPAPETRPVPETAPAPQKPSPKKRPKPEPKGPDFPPVEPPETSERDRNKCEPIPEPHAGEDYAHNKCADQFPPNRYPGMDVRVGGVSFDALQVGVRVLWEIKTHRFDAYPDFIQDKEIKREMIQIEKQREAAAICGYGYVVGVSTQAHKDALLDEDLNLNVVVTGCKR; encoded by the coding sequence ATGCGTCTCCGAGCGTGCTTCGCACTTCTGCTCTTTCTCTCAGCCTGTACGACGACACCCCCAAGCCCAAAACAGCCAGCGGCCCGCGACCCGAGGATCGCCAACCTCCAGCGAGCGGCGACGCTGCCCTGGACGGACGGGGGCAGGTGCGCTGTCCGCGAAGCTTCTGAGACCTGGCCTGTGCTGGCGGAGCGGTGCTTTTATGCCCTCGACCATGACCGGGTTCGGTTTCGGGACATCACAGGCAGATGCGCCGTCGCCTCCGCAGGTGCGGCAGTGGGCGTCGGGCTGTGCGTCTTGGCGGCGCCGGAGATCATCGTGGGAGCGGTGATCGTCGCGGGCGTGGTGGTGGTGGGCTTTGCCATCAAAGAGGCGTTGGATACCTACGCGGAGAAGAGGGGCCGTCCCCAGGTCCAAGTAAGGCCCGCGCCTGAAACGCGGCCCGTGCCTGAAACAGCGCCCGCCCCGCAGAAACCCTCGCCGAAAAAAAGGCCCAAGCCGGAGCCAAAAGGGCCGGATTTCCCTCCCGTGGAGCCACCCGAAACCTCGGAGCGAGATCGCAACAAGTGCGAGCCCATCCCGGAACCGCACGCGGGCGAGGATTACGCGCACAACAAGTGCGCCGATCAGTTTCCGCCTAACCGCTATCCCGGAATGGATGTGCGCGTGGGCGGCGTGAGCTTCGATGCGCTGCAAGTCGGCGTGCGTGTGCTGTGGGAGATCAAGACCCATCGATTTGATGCATACCCTGACTTCATTCAAGACAAGGAAATCAAGAGGGAAATGATACAAATAGAAAAGCAGCGAGAAGCTGCGGCGATATGTGGATATGGTTATGTCGTTGGGGTGAGCACCCAAGCGCACAAAGACGCGCTGCTCGATGAGGATCTTAATCTCAATGTTGTTGTCACGGGGTGCAAACGATGA
- a CDS encoding DUF3396 domain-containing protein: MHALGPGALGRYVDEEGSPQELDDAGWKRIQRELLEEPWPLIRLLDTAPGEQRYCFDYSGKPLGDPSLEDEPDASCAVSFWLPTEYLEEHGPDRVRELALELAAPLPFCFGQAGLSFNGEADAIGVLREIRERCFRYPGMDIPNPSWLSWHLGTRVRGPSWLTFLGQPVLGELGGVVGLHSRLSSPGTTVQQMEGERAVVTLGPCPETGDTEQGHTLPSYQELARVLEPWLYHEESNFGLDFPPETLRRWERRFLD; the protein is encoded by the coding sequence ATGCACGCGTTAGGGCCGGGAGCACTCGGCCGGTACGTAGATGAGGAGGGAAGTCCACAGGAGCTCGATGACGCCGGGTGGAAGCGCATCCAGCGTGAACTGCTCGAGGAGCCATGGCCCCTCATCCGCCTGCTCGACACAGCTCCCGGTGAGCAGCGGTACTGCTTCGACTACTCCGGTAAACCGTTGGGCGACCCCTCCCTGGAGGACGAGCCGGACGCGTCATGCGCGGTGAGCTTCTGGCTTCCCACCGAGTACCTGGAGGAGCACGGCCCGGACCGGGTGCGTGAGCTGGCACTGGAACTGGCCGCCCCTCTGCCCTTCTGTTTCGGGCAGGCGGGTCTCTCATTCAACGGTGAGGCGGACGCAATCGGTGTCCTACGGGAAATCCGCGAGCGCTGCTTCCGCTACCCGGGCATGGATATCCCCAATCCGAGCTGGCTGTCGTGGCACCTCGGCACGCGGGTGCGCGGGCCCTCCTGGCTCACCTTCCTGGGCCAGCCCGTGCTGGGCGAGCTGGGCGGCGTGGTCGGCCTGCACTCGCGCCTGTCCTCGCCGGGCACCACCGTCCAGCAGATGGAAGGAGAGCGCGCCGTCGTCACTCTCGGCCCCTGCCCAGAAACGGGAGACACCGAACAGGGCCACACGCTTCCCTCCTACCAGGAGTTGGCGCGCGTCCTGGAGCCCTGGCTCTATCATGAGGAGAGCAACTTCGGGCTCGACTTCCCGCCTGAGACCCTGCGCCGTTGGGAGCGACGCTTCCTCGATTAG